From the genome of Mixophyes fleayi isolate aMixFle1 chromosome 2, aMixFle1.hap1, whole genome shotgun sequence, one region includes:
- the FABP3 gene encoding fatty acid-binding protein, heart → MVDRFLGTWRMVESKNFDEYMKGLGVGFATRQIGNVTKPTTIISLDGDLIVLQSQSTFKNTEVKFKLNEEFDETTADDRKVKSIVTLDDGKLKHVQKWDGKETTLVREVNEDKLVLTLTLGDVVSTRHYEKA, encoded by the exons ATGGTGGACAGATTCCTGGGGACCTGGAGGATGGTGGAAAGCAAGAATTTTGATGAATACATGAAAGGTCTTG GTGTGGGTTTTGCTACCCGACAAATTGGAAATGTCACCAAACCCACTACTATAATCAGTTTAGATGGGGACCTCATTGTTCTGCAGTCACAGAGCACTTTCAAGAACACTGAGGTAAAATTTAAACTCAATGAGGAATTTGATGAGACCACGGCAGACGATCGAAAGGTTAAG TCCATTGTGACTCTGGATGATGGTAAATTGAAACATGTGCAGAAATGGGATGGGAAGGAGACCACATTGGTAAGAGAAGTTAATGAAGATAAACTTGTTTTG ACTCTAACCCTGGGAGACGTTGTCAGCACACGTCACTATGAAAAAGCCTAA